One part of the Vogesella sp. LIG4 genome encodes these proteins:
- a CDS encoding FAD-binding oxidoreductase, whose translation MNQTIDHTGSYYAYSANPSPERPALRGSLRADVCVIGAGYTGISTALHLAEAGFKVVVLEAARVGWGASGRNGGQIVNSYSRDIDVIEARHGAEAARKLGAMAFEGGKIIRERIAKYDIQCDLKDGNVFAAFTQKQLDEMAAKKALWERYGHTGLKLIDRAGMKNIVSSDQYAGALLDTWGGHIHPLNLALGEAAAFESLGGQIFEQSAVVDVVKGKPAKVKTAQGEVVADTVVVAGNAYLGNLIPQLAEKTLPCGTQVVTTERLDPALAKTLLPGDNCVEDCNFLLDYYRLTGDNRLLYGGGTVYGARDPGEIERLVRPKLLKTFPQLENVKIEFGWTGNFSLTLSRLPQVGRVDSNIYYSQGCSGHGVTYTHLAGRIISEAIRGQSERFDAFANLPHYPFPGGRLFRVPMLTMGAWWYGMRDRLGV comes from the coding sequence ATGAACCAGACCATCGACCACACCGGGTCCTACTACGCGTATTCGGCCAACCCGTCGCCGGAACGCCCGGCGCTGCGTGGCAGCCTGCGTGCCGATGTCTGCGTGATCGGCGCCGGCTACACCGGTATTTCCACCGCGCTGCACCTGGCCGAAGCCGGCTTCAAGGTCGTGGTGCTGGAAGCCGCCCGCGTGGGCTGGGGCGCATCCGGCCGCAACGGCGGCCAGATCGTCAACAGCTATAGCCGCGATATCGATGTGATCGAAGCCCGCCACGGTGCCGAGGCCGCCCGCAAACTGGGTGCCATGGCCTTCGAAGGTGGCAAGATCATCCGCGAACGCATCGCAAAATACGATATCCAGTGTGATCTGAAAGACGGCAACGTATTTGCCGCCTTCACCCAGAAGCAGCTGGACGAAATGGCGGCCAAGAAGGCGCTGTGGGAGCGCTACGGCCACACCGGCCTCAAGCTGATCGACCGGGCCGGCATGAAGAACATCGTGTCCAGCGACCAGTACGCCGGCGCGCTGCTGGATACCTGGGGCGGCCACATCCACCCGCTGAACCTGGCGCTGGGCGAAGCTGCTGCCTTCGAATCGCTGGGTGGCCAGATTTTTGAACAGTCCGCCGTAGTGGACGTGGTGAAGGGCAAGCCCGCCAAGGTGAAAACCGCGCAGGGCGAGGTGGTGGCCGACACCGTGGTGGTGGCCGGCAATGCCTACCTGGGCAACCTGATTCCGCAGCTGGCGGAAAAAACCCTACCGTGCGGCACCCAGGTGGTGACTACCGAGCGCCTGGACCCGGCGCTGGCCAAGACCCTGCTGCCGGGCGACAACTGCGTGGAAGACTGCAACTTCCTGCTCGACTACTACCGCCTGACCGGCGACAACCGCCTGCTGTACGGTGGCGGCACCGTGTACGGCGCCCGCGACCCGGGCGAGATCGAGCGCCTGGTGCGCCCGAAGCTGCTGAAAACCTTCCCGCAGCTGGAAAACGTCAAGATCGAGTTCGGCTGGACCGGCAACTTCTCGCTGACTCTGTCGCGCCTGCCGCAGGTTGGCCGCGTGGACAGCAACATCTACTACTCGCAGGGCTGCAGCGGCCACGGCGTGACCTACACCCACCTGGCCGGCCGCATCATCTCCGAGGCCATTCGTGGCCAGAGCGAGCGTTTCGACGCCTTTGCCAACCTGCCGCACTACCCGTTCCCGGGTGGCCGCCTGTTCCGTGTGCCGATGCTGACCATGGGTGCCTGGTGGTACGGCATGCGCGACCGCCTGGGCGTGTAA
- a CDS encoding SirB2 family protein produces the protein MDYQTLKHTHAGLAYLSVTLFALRAALSYLKPALLQSKLLRIAPHVVDTGLLAAAITLAVWAGLSPLEQPWLAAKIVALIAYIILGTLGLKRLQGSPLRGPVLLLALAMPIYIIAVAKTKMVWPF, from the coding sequence ATGGATTACCAGACGCTGAAACACACCCACGCCGGCCTCGCCTACCTGTCGGTGACGCTGTTCGCGCTGCGCGCGGCGCTGTCCTACCTGAAGCCGGCACTGCTGCAGAGCAAGCTGCTGCGCATCGCGCCGCACGTGGTGGACACCGGCCTGCTGGCTGCCGCCATCACCCTGGCAGTGTGGGCCGGGCTGTCGCCGCTGGAGCAGCCGTGGCTGGCCGCCAAGATCGTGGCGCTGATCGCCTACATCATTCTGGGTACGCTGGGGCTGAAGCGGCTGCAGGGCTCGCCGCTGCGCGGGCCGGTGCTGCTGCTGGCGCTGGCGATGCCGATCTACATCATCGCAGTGGCCAAGACCAAGATGGTGTGGCCGTTCTGA
- the recC gene encoding exodeoxyribonuclease V subunit gamma yields MPLNLYQSNRLEALGILYRHLTDSPLDDPFAPEVVMVQSRGMGRWLTLQLARARGLTANMEFVLPAGFGWRLMKTVLPELPPKSAFAPEVLTWRLMALLPTLHGEPFTPLTRYLQGGALACHELAGKIADIYDQYLVFRPEWIRAWQAGQRLDLGEDEAWQAALWQQLAASVPGRHRVAMLDDFFAALRREHLPQRVSVFGIATLAPMYLALLKRMAELTEVNVFLLNPSEAYWGDIIDARGQLKLFAHGEQADSGHPLLASLGQQGRDFFDEIAGGIHEPVSAFVAPEGNALLPRLQRDILQLAAPAANLVPPADERSIVCHIAHSPMRELEVLKDQLLAMLAADPTLTPADIAVLTPDINSYAPYIDAVFGYRADAPSIPYSIADRRIAREVPLLATFGAVLELADSRFAAADVLALLDCQPLLARFGLRDEDVTLLTDWVRGAGIRWGRDAAHKAELGLPDEAAHTWRWGLDRLLLGTVLPAGLAGDGMPLFGDLLPDSAAQGQVAARLASLAALFEQLDGLARLWAQPASIADWAERLRNAAAQLFQVDEDGEAALQLLHQIADELAADAALAGFDGSVPLPVVRDAVLRQLEMSSSGGFLTGGLTFCAMVPMRSIPFRVLCLVGMNDGAYPRDERPVSFDLVARHPKKGDRSRRFDDRYLFLEAILSARDTLYLSWVGRSVRSDEPLPPSPLVAELLDTLAAMRGGDISTAITTRHPLQPFSRRYYDGTLPSYEPLWADALLQPPATPQPFAAELDAPPPPVVHIADFLRFWQNPVRAWLADRLGLKLERLADELPGREPFSIERDSRGEVRDTLVQAMLAGKPLRVAEARLQGQGLLPDAALGDACLTQERAASARFASRLPQSLLSAPLPPQPVRLDIGGVTLLGELAGLRPEGLQRVVPRKAYATEIIRLWLEHLIRLAAAVPGVAADSRLYADDGVHGFGAADGEGMPLEAPALLAAWLARYLQGQRQPLPLFARTSLAYARAKPGEEMKKAQAEWDPDFVGDYSAPQSQDAANLLAFRHLEPLSDPLFTQLAETLLRPLVAALESHND; encoded by the coding sequence ATGCCGCTCAACTTGTATCAATCCAACCGCCTGGAAGCGCTGGGCATCCTCTACCGCCACCTGACTGACAGCCCGCTGGACGATCCGTTCGCGCCGGAAGTGGTGATGGTGCAAAGCCGCGGCATGGGGCGCTGGCTCACCTTGCAGCTGGCGCGCGCGCGCGGGCTGACGGCGAATATGGAGTTCGTGCTGCCGGCCGGCTTTGGCTGGCGGCTGATGAAAACCGTGCTGCCGGAGCTGCCGCCCAAGTCCGCCTTCGCGCCCGAGGTGCTCACCTGGCGGCTGATGGCGCTGCTGCCCACCCTGCACGGCGAGCCGTTCACCCCGCTGACGCGCTACCTGCAGGGCGGCGCGCTGGCCTGCCACGAACTGGCCGGCAAGATCGCCGACATCTACGACCAATACCTGGTGTTCCGCCCGGAGTGGATACGCGCCTGGCAGGCCGGCCAGCGGCTGGACCTGGGCGAGGATGAAGCCTGGCAGGCGGCGCTGTGGCAGCAGCTGGCCGCCAGTGTGCCCGGTCGCCACCGCGTGGCGATGCTGGACGACTTCTTTGCCGCGCTGCGCCGCGAGCACCTGCCGCAGCGGGTGTCGGTATTCGGCATCGCCACCCTGGCGCCGATGTACCTGGCGCTGCTCAAGCGCATGGCCGAGCTCACCGAGGTCAACGTGTTCCTGCTCAACCCCAGCGAAGCCTACTGGGGCGACATCATCGATGCCCGCGGCCAGCTCAAGCTGTTCGCCCACGGCGAGCAGGCCGACAGCGGCCACCCGCTGCTGGCCTCGTTGGGGCAGCAGGGGCGCGACTTCTTCGATGAAATCGCCGGCGGCATCCACGAGCCGGTATCCGCCTTCGTGGCGCCGGAGGGCAATGCACTGCTGCCGCGGCTGCAACGCGACATCCTGCAGCTGGCGGCGCCTGCGGCCAACCTTGTGCCACCGGCAGACGAGCGCTCCATCGTCTGCCACATCGCGCACAGCCCGATGCGCGAGCTGGAAGTGCTCAAGGACCAGCTGCTGGCGATGCTGGCCGCCGACCCCACGCTCACCCCGGCCGATATCGCGGTGCTGACGCCGGACATCAACAGCTACGCACCGTATATCGATGCGGTATTCGGCTACCGCGCCGACGCGCCGTCCATCCCCTACAGCATCGCCGACCGCCGCATCGCGCGCGAAGTGCCGCTGCTGGCCACCTTCGGCGCGGTGCTGGAACTGGCCGACTCGCGCTTTGCCGCCGCCGACGTGCTGGCACTGCTGGACTGCCAGCCGCTGCTGGCGCGCTTCGGCCTGCGCGACGAAGACGTGACCCTGCTCACCGACTGGGTGCGCGGCGCCGGCATCCGCTGGGGGCGCGATGCCGCCCACAAGGCGGAACTGGGGCTGCCGGACGAAGCGGCACATACCTGGCGCTGGGGGCTGGACCGCCTGCTGCTGGGCACCGTGCTGCCGGCCGGCCTCGCCGGCGACGGCATGCCACTGTTCGGCGACCTGCTGCCGGACAGCGCCGCCCAGGGCCAGGTGGCCGCGCGGCTGGCCAGCCTGGCCGCGCTGTTCGAGCAGCTGGATGGCCTGGCGCGGCTGTGGGCGCAGCCGGCATCCATCGCCGACTGGGCCGAGCGCCTGCGCAACGCCGCCGCGCAGCTGTTCCAGGTGGACGAAGACGGCGAGGCGGCGCTGCAGCTACTGCACCAGATTGCCGACGAACTGGCCGCCGATGCCGCGTTGGCCGGTTTCGACGGCAGCGTGCCGCTGCCGGTGGTGCGCGACGCAGTGCTGCGCCAGCTGGAAATGTCCTCCAGCGGCGGCTTCCTCACCGGCGGCCTCACCTTCTGCGCCATGGTGCCGATGCGCTCCATCCCGTTCCGCGTACTGTGCCTGGTGGGCATGAACGACGGCGCCTACCCGCGCGACGAGCGCCCGGTGAGCTTCGACCTGGTGGCGCGGCACCCGAAAAAGGGCGACCGCTCGCGCCGCTTCGACGACCGCTACCTGTTCCTGGAAGCCATCCTCTCCGCCCGCGACACCCTGTACCTGAGCTGGGTTGGCCGCAGCGTGCGCAGCGACGAGCCGTTGCCGCCATCGCCGCTGGTGGCCGAGCTGCTGGATACGCTGGCGGCGATGCGCGGCGGCGACATCTCCACCGCCATCACCACCCGCCACCCGCTGCAGCCGTTCTCGCGCCGCTACTACGACGGCACGCTGCCCAGCTACGAGCCACTGTGGGCCGACGCACTGCTGCAGCCGCCGGCCACGCCGCAGCCGTTTGCTGCCGAGCTGGATGCCCCGCCACCGCCGGTGGTGCACATCGCCGACTTCTTGCGCTTCTGGCAGAACCCGGTGCGCGCCTGGCTGGCGGACAGGCTGGGGCTGAAGCTGGAGCGACTGGCCGACGAACTGCCGGGGCGCGAGCCATTCAGCATCGAGCGCGACAGTCGTGGCGAAGTGCGCGACACCCTGGTGCAGGCCATGCTGGCCGGCAAACCGCTGCGCGTGGCCGAGGCGCGGCTGCAGGGCCAGGGGCTGCTGCCGGATGCCGCGCTGGGCGACGCCTGCCTGACGCAGGAACGCGCCGCCAGCGCCCGCTTCGCCAGCCGCCTGCCGCAGAGCCTGCTGTCCGCGCCGCTGCCGCCGCAGCCGGTGCGGCTGGACATCGGCGGCGTCACCCTGCTGGGCGAGCTGGCCGGCCTGCGCCCGGAAGGGCTGCAGCGCGTGGTGCCGCGCAAGGCCTACGCCACCGAAATCATCCGCCTGTGGCTGGAGCACCTGATCAGGTTGGCCGCAGCGGTGCCCGGCGTGGCGGCGGACAGCCGGCTGTATGCCGACGACGGCGTGCACGGCTTTGGCGCGGCGGACGGGGAGGGCATGCCGCTGGAGGCGCCCGCGCTGCTGGCGGCCTGGCTGGCGCGCTATCTGCAGGGCCAGCGCCAGCCGCTGCCGCTGTTCGCCCGCACCTCGCTGGCCTATGCCCGCGCCAAGCCGGGCGAGGAAATGAAGAAAGCGCAGGCGGAGTGGGACCCGGATTTCGTCGGCGACTACAGCGCGCCGCAAAGCCAGGATGCGGCCAACTTGCTGGCCTTCCGCCACCTGGAGCCACTGTCCGACCCGCTGTTCACCCAGCTGGCGGAAACGCTGCTGCGGCCGCTGGTGGCCGCTCTTGAAAGCCATAACGACTGA
- the recB gene encoding exodeoxyribonuclease V subunit beta has protein sequence MHPLDALNCPLAGVNLIEASAGTGKTWTIAALYTRLLLEDAPDGSPPPSLDKLLVVTYTKAATAELRERLRRRLVELALVLDGGQTDDGFLRALADRLAAGDPALTRERLRAAINGFDAAAIYTIHGFCQRVLTDAAFDSGQTFAATLEVDKQADLQQLADDFWRQHIVGQPQLAQVLAENGDTPDAWLAEVRPYLSKPYLQLPALDSGELLALRDAAAAAWAPLQADSTALADGGELLLAAQGLKQTSYKPAQCQRYLRLLQLLVADASLPQLSSSQAKDLGRLGQSQLDAGASKGATAPQHRLYRLVEDWLMAWERYAAALDRHLAGLKLQLIQWIDRHAVEQRRASRSRGFDDLLTDLAAALDDAEHGPRLAARIAGDFAIALIDEFQDTDPLQYRIFRRAFVQQGRPVFMVGDPKQAIYSFRGADIFAYLSARDDAPAERQYTLDTNRRSQQPLVDAVNRLFARPQPFLLDGIGYHPVAAAPAGGSRLLLDDGDAAFNLLTFPASDNPKGINKGDATAYAAEATAHEIARLLALARDGRAQLEKGGQARPLAGGDMAVLVATHRQGDAVRAALGARGVQAVALTQESVFASAEAGELLVLLRAWAEPAAEGRLKVLCASELVGLNAAQLLALTEDEAAWEVRLAANQQDHKQWQQRGFMSAWRGFMAREQLAARLLPLPDGERRLTNLGHLAELLQQESERVAGIAPLLAWFEGQVASPPAGEEALLRLESDAELVKIVTIHTSKGLQYPLVFCPFLWDGALERRDTTFWRYRDGDSSWLAPQALVSDEARQAARSEMLAEKLRLLYVALTRAEHRQYLLWGHVQKMQTAALSWLLHGGAAADLAALEQGELSDAAIHADLAAFAAGIAGAAACREVDVALNPLPALQQAGFQPQLARVERPLYTPWRISSFTHLTSHLHGSAPLPAAAEAPDHDHGPLQEPDAELARDRFSFPRGARAGTCLHDMFERVDFTRPEGWPQAVAEALQKHGFDPLWQDAALAMLASSINSEIAPGVRLADIPPARRRVEMEFTLPADGLNLPALKRILADPANGLAEPLRAAAATLSFERVQGYLKGFIDLAFIAGDALWLVDYKSNHLGDGYAAYGQPALAASIAREHYYLQYLIYSVALRRYLAQRAPQLRLGGVRYLYLRGVDGSGKGVWCDAPSDALLDALDGLFRAG, from the coding sequence ATGCATCCCCTGGACGCCCTCAACTGCCCGCTCGCGGGCGTGAATCTGATCGAAGCCTCGGCCGGTACCGGCAAGACCTGGACCATCGCCGCGCTGTACACCCGGCTGCTGCTGGAGGACGCGCCGGATGGCTCGCCGCCGCCGTCGCTGGACAAGCTGCTGGTGGTTACCTACACCAAGGCTGCTACCGCCGAGCTGCGCGAGCGCTTGCGGCGGCGGCTGGTGGAACTGGCGCTGGTACTGGACGGCGGGCAGACCGACGACGGCTTCCTGCGCGCGCTGGCCGACAGGTTGGCCGCAGGCGATCCGGCGCTGACGCGCGAGCGGCTGCGCGCCGCCATCAACGGCTTCGACGCTGCCGCCATCTACACCATCCACGGCTTCTGCCAGCGCGTGCTCACCGATGCGGCGTTCGACAGCGGCCAGACCTTTGCCGCCACGCTGGAGGTGGACAAGCAGGCCGACCTGCAGCAGCTGGCGGATGACTTCTGGCGCCAGCACATCGTGGGCCAGCCGCAGTTGGCGCAGGTGCTGGCCGAAAACGGCGACACCCCGGACGCCTGGCTGGCCGAGGTGCGGCCCTATCTGTCCAAGCCCTATTTGCAGTTGCCGGCGCTGGACAGCGGCGAGCTGCTGGCGCTGCGCGATGCCGCCGCCGCGGCCTGGGCGCCGTTGCAGGCGGACAGCACGGCGCTGGCCGACGGCGGCGAGCTGCTGCTGGCCGCGCAGGGGCTGAAGCAGACCAGCTACAAACCGGCGCAGTGCCAGCGCTACCTGCGCCTGCTGCAGCTGCTGGTGGCCGATGCCAGCCTGCCGCAGCTGTCGTCCAGCCAGGCCAAGGACCTGGGGCGGCTCGGCCAGAGCCAGCTCGACGCCGGCGCCAGCAAGGGCGCCACCGCGCCGCAGCACCGGCTGTACCGGCTGGTGGAAGACTGGCTGATGGCGTGGGAGCGCTACGCTGCCGCGCTGGATCGCCACCTTGCCGGCCTCAAGCTGCAGCTGATCCAGTGGATAGACCGCCACGCGGTAGAGCAGCGCCGCGCCAGCCGCAGCCGTGGCTTTGATGACCTGCTCACCGATCTGGCCGCGGCGCTGGACGATGCCGAACACGGCCCAAGGTTGGCCGCACGCATCGCCGGCGATTTCGCCATCGCGCTGATCGACGAATTCCAGGATACCGACCCGCTGCAGTACCGCATCTTCCGCCGTGCCTTTGTGCAGCAGGGGAGGCCGGTGTTCATGGTGGGCGACCCCAAGCAGGCCATCTACAGCTTTCGCGGCGCCGACATCTTTGCCTACCTGAGTGCGCGCGACGACGCGCCGGCCGAGCGCCAGTACACGCTGGACACCAACCGCCGCTCGCAGCAGCCGCTGGTGGACGCGGTGAACCGGCTGTTCGCGCGGCCACAGCCCTTCCTGCTGGACGGCATCGGCTACCACCCGGTGGCGGCGGCGCCGGCTGGCGGCAGCCGGCTGCTGCTGGACGACGGCGATGCCGCCTTCAACCTGCTCACCTTTCCTGCCAGCGACAACCCCAAGGGCATCAACAAGGGCGATGCCACCGCCTACGCCGCCGAGGCCACCGCGCACGAGATTGCGCGGCTGCTGGCGCTGGCGCGCGACGGCAGGGCGCAGCTGGAGAAGGGCGGCCAGGCACGGCCGCTGGCCGGCGGCGACATGGCGGTGCTGGTGGCCACCCACCGCCAGGGCGACGCGGTGCGCGCGGCACTGGGCGCCCGTGGCGTGCAGGCGGTGGCGCTGACGCAGGAAAGCGTGTTTGCCAGCGCCGAGGCCGGCGAGCTGCTGGTGCTGCTGCGCGCCTGGGCCGAGCCGGCGGCGGAGGGCCGGCTCAAGGTGCTGTGCGCCAGCGAGCTGGTGGGGCTGAATGCCGCCCAACTGCTGGCGCTGACCGAGGACGAGGCGGCGTGGGAAGTGCGGCTTGCGGCCAACCAGCAGGATCACAAACAGTGGCAGCAACGCGGCTTCATGTCCGCCTGGCGCGGCTTCATGGCGCGCGAGCAGCTGGCGGCGCGGCTGCTGCCGCTGCCGGACGGCGAGCGCCGGCTCACCAACCTCGGCCACCTGGCCGAGCTGCTGCAGCAGGAAAGCGAGCGCGTGGCCGGCATTGCGCCGCTGCTGGCGTGGTTCGAAGGCCAGGTGGCCAGCCCGCCGGCCGGCGAGGAGGCGTTGCTGCGGCTGGAAAGCGATGCAGAGCTGGTGAAGATCGTCACCATCCATACTTCCAAGGGCCTACAGTACCCGCTGGTGTTCTGCCCCTTCTTGTGGGACGGCGCGCTGGAGCGCCGCGACACCACCTTCTGGCGCTACCGCGACGGCGACTCCTCCTGGCTGGCGCCGCAGGCGCTGGTGAGCGACGAGGCGCGGCAGGCGGCGCGCAGTGAAATGCTGGCCGAGAAACTGCGCCTGCTGTACGTGGCGCTGACCCGCGCCGAGCACCGCCAGTACCTGCTGTGGGGCCATGTGCAGAAGATGCAGACCGCGGCGCTGTCCTGGCTGCTGCACGGCGGCGCAGCGGCGGATCTGGCCGCGCTGGAGCAGGGCGAGCTGTCCGATGCTGCCATCCATGCCGACCTGGCGGCGTTCGCTGCCGGCATTGCCGGCGCGGCGGCCTGCCGCGAAGTGGATGTGGCGCTCAACCCGCTGCCTGCCTTGCAGCAGGCGGGCTTCCAGCCGCAGCTGGCGCGTGTAGAGCGCCCGCTGTACACGCCGTGGCGCATCAGCAGCTTCACCCACCTGACCAGCCACCTGCACGGCAGCGCGCCGTTGCCGGCGGCAGCGGAGGCGCCGGACCACGACCACGGCCCGCTGCAGGAACCGGATGCCGAGCTGGCGCGGGACCGTTTCAGCTTCCCGCGCGGCGCCCGCGCCGGTACCTGCCTGCACGATATGTTCGAGCGCGTGGACTTCACCCGGCCGGAAGGTTGGCCGCAAGCGGTGGCCGAGGCGCTGCAGAAGCACGGCTTCGACCCGCTGTGGCAGGACGCGGCATTGGCGATGCTGGCCAGCAGCATCAACAGCGAGATCGCCCCCGGCGTGCGGCTGGCGGACATTCCGCCGGCGCGGCGGCGGGTGGAGATGGAGTTCACCCTGCCGGCCGATGGCCTGAACCTGCCGGCCCTCAAGCGCATCCTCGCCGACCCGGCTAACGGCCTGGCCGAGCCGCTGCGCGCTGCCGCCGCCACGCTCAGCTTCGAGCGGGTGCAGGGCTATCTGAAAGGCTTCATCGACCTGGCCTTCATCGCCGGCGACGCGCTGTGGCTGGTGGATTACAAGTCCAACCACCTGGGCGACGGCTACGCGGCCTATGGCCAGCCGGCGCTGGCCGCCTCCATCGCCCGCGAACACTACTACCTGCAATACCTGATCTACAGCGTGGCGCTGCGCCGCTACCTGGCGCAGCGCGCACCGCAGCTGCGCCTGGGCGGCGTGCGCTACCTCTACCTGCGCGGGGTGGACGGCAGCGGCAAGGGCGTGTGGTGCGATGCGCCGTCCGATGCGCTGCTGGATGCGCTGGACGGGCTGTTCCGCGCCGGGTAG